One stretch of Brevibacillus laterosporus DNA includes these proteins:
- a CDS encoding protoheme IX farnesyltransferase → MEHEVGLKESSTSFLDDMDTKQVQTEPATFSDYVQLMKPGIIFSNLLTAFAGIWLASEGFRNFHFDLTIYTLIGTSVIIGSGAVLNNYLDRDLDKKMKRTQNRALATGRIHPRSALIFGLGLLMLGLMVLFFLANPLAAVCGLVGHIFYVLIYTPMKRVSTLNTVVGSVSGAMPPLIGWAAVTGTLDLGAWALFLMIFLWQSPHFLALAMMKVEDYRAGGIPMLPVVRGFEETKRQMFFWGAALLPASLILFLYGNVGILYFIVASIMGIIYLVLLFQGFSAKDDMAWAKKLFGYSLIYLTVMCAAMVISAI, encoded by the coding sequence TAGACGATATGGATACTAAACAAGTGCAAACCGAACCCGCCACTTTTTCCGATTATGTACAATTAATGAAGCCAGGTATTATTTTTTCTAATCTGTTAACTGCTTTTGCTGGTATTTGGCTTGCTTCTGAAGGATTTAGAAATTTTCATTTCGACCTTACGATTTATACGTTAATTGGCACTTCTGTGATTATTGGTTCTGGTGCTGTATTGAATAACTATCTGGATCGCGATCTCGATAAAAAGATGAAACGGACGCAAAACCGTGCGTTAGCAACAGGACGAATTCATCCACGTAGCGCACTTATCTTTGGACTAGGTTTATTAATGCTTGGATTAATGGTGCTGTTTTTTCTAGCCAATCCGTTGGCTGCAGTCTGTGGTCTGGTGGGGCATATTTTTTATGTGCTCATCTATACTCCGATGAAGCGTGTTAGTACTTTAAACACTGTGGTAGGAAGCGTTTCGGGAGCAATGCCTCCTTTAATTGGCTGGGCTGCGGTAACAGGAACACTTGATTTAGGGGCTTGGGCTTTGTTCTTAATGATTTTCTTGTGGCAATCTCCTCACTTCTTGGCATTGGCTATGATGAAAGTGGAGGATTACCGAGCAGGAGGCATTCCGATGCTTCCGGTGGTACGAGGATTTGAAGAGACCAAACGCCAAATGTTCTTTTGGGGAGCTGCATTATTGCCCGCATCGCTCATTTTGTTCCTATATGGTAATGTAGGCATTCTATATTTTATTGTCGCGTCTATTATGGGGATTATTTATTTGGTTCTTCTGTTCCAAGGGTTTTCTGCTAAAGATGATATGGCATGGGCTAAAAAGTTGTTTGGTTATTCGTTAATTTACTTAACGGTAATGTGTGCAGCTATGGTTATTAGCGCTATTTAA